A stretch of DNA from Leguminivora glycinivorella isolate SPB_JAAS2020 chromosome 12, LegGlyc_1.1, whole genome shotgun sequence:
tcgataaatatatataatttaatatatgataggaaacttgaactaacttgcgatattgtcacgtctgcttttgttgtattttttagtctttggtttcaacgaaacatggccgccgcaacatggcgcttcggcatgagtttatattgatacattttttaaaaagtaagcgtgtttaaacaaaaatacagtaaacctacgtatgaaaagtcactccttggcttttgttagattttcctgagcagtttgtacagtacctcactacacatgacggcattatttagacgaaatatttttgattgtgatacgtcaatctaccacagccgttcggcacagactaagcgcgtttgtgctgatcggctctaagtgttgttacacaaaatcaagttgaggtgccctctctagttaacataattactcaaagctaatactagcgggtaaaaacgcattttatccactagtgggtaaagtaatttgaccttgaataaagtcaaattaactgctttaaaattgataaaagtaggtaggtgaatctagtaataaagatgatttaccacctgtggaactactggaagcagtgataaacacattttttgcgttggtagtttcctcgctatagtgaggggaaaagttttgtgttaggTAAGTAGTCACcatagcctatggacgcctgcaactccagAAAAACGAGAGGTAGCACAGGTACTAAGCTGcgtataataaaattgtgtcaaGAAGGTATTTTTTAACCCATCTATGAATATTCCCCTGATACGATATCAACAACAAAGATATTTCGGGTGTCGACGAAGGTACTCGACTCTTTAAAGCATATTCCATAAAACAAATTATTCGACACAAatacatttaataaataatattacacACAATActgcaaattatttttttctaaaagggcctctggcAAGAAAACTATATGAGAGGGCGGTCATTTATATCCCTCCAAGAGGATCCTTAAGTAAATTAAAGCTACATTTGTAATATGGAAGTTTAGacgttttaatttatttgtagaGGTATTTAATTATCAGAAATCATATTCGGGATTCAGGAGTGGAGGGTTATACACGATTTCGCCCTTGAAGTGAAATCAGATATACTATAGAATAATCCCGCAAATaactacaaataaaacttaatcgTATTATGATAAATTTACtgatacataaatacatacaagaCCTATGAACTACAAGTCGTGGACAATTTGCAAAAGCTTAATTAACGCCAAATACAGATGGCAACCAGGTACACAGTTATTAGAATATCAGTTTAAAACGCCTTAGCTATCCACTcgtataaatttaatataaatgtataaatTCAAAGCTCGGATAATATCTGTATTATTGCACTGAAAACCccattgtttttttaataattgcttCGATAATGAGAAAATACCATACATATAATGTATATGCAATAAATAACTTTGAAAATGAGCTTTATAATTTAAACTGTAGAAAAATATACGTAAATAATTCAGAAATCGGGAAATAATatatagaaatataaataagatttacaATGCGTGCAGAAACAAGATATAGTAGTCAAGCACTTAGCGTTCCCAAACTGCCACTAGGTACTACACACGTATAGGTACCACGACACCAATGCTGCGACCCCGCCAGGCGGCAGGGGCCGCTATTCCGACGCTCCTATGTCATCTATGATATGAGAATAAAGTGCAATCAAAAGCTTATCAAAGAGAAACACTATATTTGATGAATCAGCCAATAAATTACGCAATCGTACATCGACATGAAATAATCGTAAGGCATTCAGAACTTCACAGCAAACCACAAGTTAATGTAATAATGAGTATGTTAGTGATTTTGTTCATGGCGCTAGTGAATCTTATGTATTTAAGTAGTAGATATAGGTACGTATAATTCGATTAAATACACTCCTTCACATCATTGCATTTTCTATATATagaatttagtttattttacatttaaaaatcATCTTAAAAATGTCCTGCATAGAGTTAAAATAACAAGCACCAATAAAAAATCCAATCTCAAAGTACATTATTTATGAAAGATTTAAATAAATCGTAAATTGTATAGACGTTGGCACCAACCAGGACAAAGTGTCGTTAGTATAACAAACAATTTGTTAATCTTTGGTCTTGTTATTTTATTGCATTATCATGTTATCAAAGCACCCGTAAGGTACACAGAAGTAAAATTTTCATACTTCTAAGTCCACCTAGCAAGCCGCAAAATGTAGAGCATTGTATGTAAATAGGTAAATTAAAGTTACCGTTAGCACACATGATGACATCTTATTACAACTCTTAAAAAcgaattaccaaaacaatataAGGGTCAGATCAAAGTGTTTGAGTCGCATGATGGAAAAATATACTTAACCCGTCGTCTgtttctgtcaaaaaattgacataaaataattaactttgaggtattttttaaaagtcCAACGCCATATGTTAGgattaggatccttatcaaacacagacgaagggttaaatTTACCTAGGCACATTTAGCTTTCCACTGGATAAAGATACATATAAGGCAGTAATAATATTCAACTTTATTAACAGCTCCGAATAAGTTCAAATTTCAACATCTTTTATCATATGAATCAAAATATTAACATTTCTTTGACAACCCTCTGTGTTTTAATTATGTAGATGAGAAATGTTATTTTAGATACATTTTAGTGTATGCAATGCgtttttagtttctattttttCCACAATGCGACGTCTAAAATTTTGGACCCATAACTATAAAAAACTTTATACGTTATGTTCAACTCGCAATGGAAATGCAAGGGTGAAACAATGCTAAATATCGGAAAACTAGAAATGCACCATATAGGGCGATTTAATCGCTATAGTTATTGGTCGATACCGTAATTATTGGTCAGTCATAACTATAGCAATCACCCTAGCGGGTATTTAGAGGTACACTGAACCTGATATCACTGCGAGCTAAACATATCGGAACATGTTAATAGCGGCTCGCGAGCCGTGACCCGTTCATTTGATGGCGGAGTTCAAAAAACTGGACAATTGCTAACTGCTAGATAACCATAAAAAGTTCtactaaaagataaaataaatattttctttttgtgACACATCGaaatttttaaacaaaatgTCCAAATGTTTGTACTCCAACCATAGAGACCCAAGTCGAACTTGAGCTTTGTAATAAAACCATAACGTTCCACCAAACTGAACAAAATTATCTGTACTTACTTAATTTAACGTTATATTTGAAAtagactatttatttatttacaacaatttaatatttatgtacaCAGATAGCATgttatacattaaacattttttcataGTTAACATTCCCATTTTAAGACacatacaatttacaaaaccaatcAACCTAACAGAAAACACGTCTAATTTAACTAACATGTAGGAAATGCCACAGTTTCTTACTAAACAAACTAGCAACCAACAGATTACGGAAGTTGAAGATATTCTAAAAGATAAAAACGATCGTAATTCTACGAGCGAGTCATAATTTCACCTTGGAATATTGGTCTACGTTTATGCTCAACATATCTTTTATGAATTGTCAGTACTTTTTCCATGTGATGACGATGAGGTTCAATTCCTACCCGTGAAATGAAATGGAGTAACCCTGTTTACCTATGAACCGTCTTAGTTAAAATAGGAAATGTTTCGTTACGTCGGGGTTACCGGAAACAAAATGAACAACGCTACCGCTCTATCCCGAGCGGCGAGGAGCCGACCGAACATATAAATTTCTCTCACTCATCATCAGCATCACGTAATCATATTCGTCCCAGCGTAAAGAAATCTTTTCAACAAGTTTCGATATGTGTAACAAATAGCAACGCATCGATCACATTCACTAAGTCGACAACGCTACCGGGATGCACAattgaaattaattaaatataaagttttatttattgcttCGTTCGAGACGGCAGTTCCGCACCGGACAATCATCATATTAAACTAAAACTTCCTAAACTAGAACTATCTTTTGGCGGTACGCGGAGCGACGGGCGGCACGAGCGACACGAACGGTCGTCGTATCGGCCGCGGCGAGTCGACGCGGGGAGCTCCGCGGCCGTCAGACTCGAGAACTCGGTGCGAACGGACACTCCGAGAGCCGGCCCGCCGGCGCCTCGAGCGCCATCACCGCGAGGAGACGGCTCATCCGACTCGCACCGgcgacggcggcggcggcgctagCACAGCCCGTGCAGGCGGCGCTGCTGCGGCTGCgggcgcgccgccgccagcaGGCGCAGCAGCGGCCGCCCGCAGAACGCCACCagcccgcccgcgcccgcccagcgcgccgccgccgcctcctcCACCTCGGCGATGCGGTTGAGCGAGCGCGACTCCCGCAGCCGCGACTCCTtgcgcgccgcgcgccgccgccgccccgtGCCGGCGCCGGCACCGGCGCCGCCCTGCGAGCGCGCGTCGccggccgcgccgccgccggagCCGGTCGCGGCGCCTGCTCCCGGCGCGCCCGCCAGCGCGGCGCGGGCTGCGGGGCGTGCGCCGGGCcctccgccgcccgcgccgcgctcCTGACTGTCGCTGGAGTCGTCGTGGGAGTCGCGGCGCGCGCGCGAGGGCGGCGCGTCGTGCTGCTCGGCGGCGCGCTTCTTCTTCTCGGAGTCGTCGTCGGAGAGGTCGGAGGAGGAGCAGGAGCCGGCGCGCGGACGGCGGCGGCGCACGTCGAGACGCTGGCGGCGcaggggcggcggcgcgggcggcacGCGGCCCGGCGCCGAGGCGCTCTCCGCCGCCGTCGCCTCTGAGCTCTCCGCGGACGCCGCCGCCGCGGGCGGTTCCGTTGCGTTATCTTCTAGATTCACCTGAAAATAGATTCGAATTGATTTCGCTTCGCTTCCGTTTAAATCGCATTTATTCACTCCCATTACAATTTCTAACAACTATCAGGCATAAATTCTCCTATTCCTATACATTGACAAATTTAACCGCGGCGGCACATTGAAAATCAATCTCCGATTCCACCCCGATTAGTACCCCGCACATGGTGTCGTTACATACGGACCCGGGTGAGCGTGACGGCGAGCGCGGCGGGCGGGCGCGCGAGGCGCAGGCGGCCCTCGGAGCGCGAGCCGCGGCGCGCGTCCGCGGCGCGCGCGCCCGGCCCGCTCTCCTCGTCGTCTTCCTCCTCGCGGACTATGCTGCACTTGCGTGACCTCTGTGGAATGTGGAAGGGTTAAAATATGCTTGACTAAGTCGCTCCACACAGAGGGAGGCGATGTGCTCGCGTGACTAACATCCGACGTAGATATGCCGAAATAAGTCGTTGGACAGAGAATAGAGCAGGCTCCaaggggatgttcgtttgcaaaaatagcgcacctcattctgacttcagatatatattttcTAGATCCCGGACATCATATAAACACatgttgccaaccagttttgtggtccccttccccgcaccccggcaatcaaaaatcgcatacaaagaaaaaaaaaatttcatcaaaccatgccgtgtggggtatcaaatgaaagggcttactgagtagttcacgaatatatagcatactataacatttattacacttcctctaagattttttttgaaagtttactGATATGCTCGATTTTCGAGTTAACTTTAAACCACTATTGCTTGAGAAGTTATGAATATATTGTAatcgttattattttaaataactaacaataGTCCATTGTTTGCGAACCAAGTTCGTACAGTAAAAAAGTTGCATGGAGGAGCGGGGGAGCAATCAAAAATGGCGAGTTTCGATGTTTCAATATGGTTCTTAAAATTCGGTTTCTGAGTGGAATTTCATTGCGGGACAatataattgacagattaaagtgggAGGAAGAAAgcaggagtagaaaaaataatctaatggccgctgtacacatatggccaacggttccaccaaccctttgtgaaaccccttggccaagataagagccgctgtttacacattggcgaaccaatcacttggcattggctcttcatgaaagatggacgtggaatggaaaattctaggtcatagacgttgtcagaaaaatttagtaaaattaaattaacccgtagtaaaattaaattatttgaaatattaacatttttttgaatattctgataagaacatttatcttttttaggaaatacataaaacatttgcaaggttattttatttcctaaaatctacactattattggcatagataaacttattattttcgtaaatatttcactactgtcctctctgacggctgacgaccaactgaatgaagcgccaacgtgtaaacgcagttggccattggcgccaagatccattgatgtgtggacaaaaaaccgacaccaatcggttggccggcaagcgcaagcgccaactgccaacttacggccaagtagccctctacacgcttggccaagggggttggtggaaccgttggccatatgtgtacagcggccataaaacAACAGTTATACACAACGTTTGGCCACGAGAAAAATATCGAAACTCGCCATATTTGATTGCTCCCCTCGCTCCCCCATGCAACTTTTTGActgtattaacaatttttttgtatacaatggactattgttagttatttaaaataataatgattaaaatagattcataacttctcaagcaatagtggtttaaagcagggatgtaacggatgtggttttaacggaaccggaagcggaagcggaagttttgaatttagtttaacggaagcagaagcggaaccggaaccagaagcggaagttatagatgttaaaaacgaaatgaaaaaataccacataggtataacataaaccaaaactaattaaattacctagaacttttaggtgtttactgttcagcctgtaatcagcagtttgtaatcagcctttaggcccacttaggttttaaaaacgaaaagaaaagttacctgatattttatcttaagtatatcattcattacaatccaaaaatttaaatcaccttgaactttaagattgtttgttgtttaggtaatcactaaaaatcacataagaatccttttaaacctttattatgccgtaaaaggttttagaaacgaaaagaaaacttactcgtaggtagtataatacaatccaaaactaaccagtaaaaattatatgtgtaattgttagcacacaattaaatttttaaattaaatggagtgattgtaaaagaagtaaactgtatttaataaacaaatctaaggggagcttctaaggggatcgtagataagccctgcaccactgaatagttgttcactcgctactaactaggtggacaggacaaatattggcgcgcaatggaatgaagcgattaatgtttagtatcgcagcacgtggcaagcggagagatgagcgaatgataggtatagacctgttggtctttgatgtacgccgctcatgtcccaccgtcgcgctaggttccgacatccgttataacttccgtttgaaaaataacagaaccggaacagaagcggatgtgtaaaacaaaacggaagttccgcagtaacggaagcagaagcagaactccgttacatccctggtttaaagttaactcgaaaatcgagcatttcagtaaattttcaaaaaaaatcttagaggaagtgtaataaatgttatagtatgctatatattcgtgaactactcagtaagccctttcatttgataccccacacggcatggtttgatgaaaaattttttttttctttgtatgcgatttttgattgccggggtgcggggaaggggaccacaaaactggttAGCAACATGTGTTTATATGATGTCCGGGATCTAgaaaatatatatctgaagtcagaatgaggtgcgctatttttgcaaacgaacatccccttGGAGCCTGCTCTAGAAAAGAAAACGCGTGCCCGACCTCTATGACGCACGTCTGCGTTACACGTTCAGCGTGCCATGAGTGCcccgctctgtgtggacccgccATTTGAGGTGCAAGTGTGCCCAAAAAATTGTCGGTGTCCCCAATTAGCAAATGAAATAGCGCTTCATAAAACCTTGAAAAAATACTGATTTTGAACTGGATAGTCTGGATACAATATTTAAAGCCTATGCAAGAACATCGATCCCTCCGATCGTATATTTTGCCAAAATTGAACTTAGGTCCCTAATCTCCATTTACTACTactttagtaaataaatatgctaaccacaaaattataatttttaaaagccCCCGACACAGCGGAATGATTACCATcagacatggctaagaacacacctGACTAATTGaactttaaaacaaaaaaaaaactaaatttaaatcggttcatccgttcgggagttacgttgagacagacagacaaacacgtaacttataacaccccgtcgattTTGCGACGGGAATTAAATACTGATCTATTCGAACtgttttgaaacattttttttagttactTACGGGTGGAGCGTCCTGCGGCGTGCGAGGCGCGGTgggcagcggcggcggcgccagcaGATTGTTTGATCGTGACCCTCCTCGAGACACGGTTAGCACCTCGGGCCTTCGCGCCAAGTTTTCTTCTTGCCTgaacaaataaaatatgattataCAACCTAGATCCTTTGTTGATCTGACCCTGTCGGAATCAATCTCACGAGACACTAGAAGCAATGGTACTGCAGAAGATTTTTTATTGAGATAAATGTTTTGAAAGATCACGGAATGCTGCAACAAATCCGCTGCAAAGTCGGTATTCACAGGGATACCTATTATTGGGTTTGTTCTAAgctactatttgatataagtgAATCGAGAACAACCTAGAGACAAGAGATATATCTTAACCTACCTTTTAGCTCTAAGCTTCCTCTCAGCTAGCAAATAGTAAGTAGCAGTTATATGATTATATTCATTCTTCTCCAGCGCCTCAAGTATTTGCTCTTTGGTCGCAACGCTCGCCATTCTTTGCATGATAGTCGCGCGGTCTTCCTCAGACAATTGTTCCCTAGCGACAAGCGGGGTGTCACACTCTTGTGAGGGAGCTGATTCGCCGCCCGTCACCCAGGGGTCGGCGGAGATCTCCGCTAGCGTAGCGCGTTTCTCTGGCTCGCGGACTAACATGCGACCGATTAGTCTGGGGAAAAATAGAAATTAAACACTGGAAATATTGTTTGCAATTTGAAAGTAGGTGTTATAACGTTCTCAGATCTGTTATGTGTGAGAATAACACAACTTACATAATCCCTAAAGGATTAATAGACGACTTACGCAAGTGCTAACGTTTAGGTAACGTTGACGCATCGATCGTAATAGACTGCCAGTCTGCCAGTAATCGTTACAGTTATTAACCTTCATATTTAATTAAGGATTAGTATGGCGCGTATACCATCAGTTATTGGTGTAGCGTTGAAAGGGTTAATCAAGTCTTTGATGTTGTAAGagagttttgtaaatatttatgaaattacAGGCACTTCAGATACATTATCCTAGACAGCTGAGTTATTGTCCAACTTGACAATAGATCGCGTGCTTCGCGTGATGCCACTTATGCCATTAGAAAACCACTAATCTTGCTATACTTACTTTTTACAACCTGTTGATATATGCGGTGGAATTGTGTATTTACAGTCCATGATCATCGTCAGCGTTTCACTGTCGTTGGCTTCTTGGAATGGAGCTTGCCCGCACACGAGCATGTAAAGTATGACCCCGAGCGACCACACGTCCACGGCGGGCGCGTCGTACGAATCCCCTAACAGAATCTCAGGAGCTGAATACGCTAAGGAACCACAGGAAGTCTCTAGTTTTTGTCCGGGACAAAATTTATTGCTAAAACCAAAGTCAGTCAATTTCACTACACCTAATCTTTCGAAGAACACTACGTTTTCAGGTTTCAGGTCTCGGTGGACGACGTGTAACCTGCAATCAACACAAAAGCGATTATTGACGTGACGTGAACATTGTAACGATCAGCAATCATTTTAAACTGGCGTTACGGGCGTAATTTCTCTTCCCGTCAAACAAACAATCAACTAGCCTTTTAAGTTGTTAAAATAACAACAATGTTGGGCACAGATAAATAAACCTGACTTTGCGAGTTAAACACGTACTTTGAACATCATGAATATCATAGAATAGTAAAGAATGCTAAGTGGAAGAAATAATCATCTGTACCCTTTTGACTCCAACTCATTGAATACAAGTGTAAGGCTCATTAACACGTGTGAAAGATCGCATTACCTGAACACTACTAACTCAGTGTGTTTCAATAATGcctgttttatttaaaagagtTTTTCTCGATAAATTGTAATTTacttttgtaatgttttaactGTAGACACATGTCCCATTAAACCAGTGGTGGGCAAATTTTACTCACTGGGGCCCAAAATATGAAGGAATTTTTAGAAGCGAGCACAAATTTACACCGAAAATGCATTCTTACTACAGTGCTGAccatatcacacactattttgaagGACTAGTGGCGGGCCGGATCCAATCCGGGCCGTACTTTGCCCACCTCTGCACTATATGATGGGTTGCTTAAGTCAGATttgttcttcttcttcctcgttccctcaatgctgaggatcgcgaccacaagaagcgtgtctccattgaacgcggtcataagcatCAATTTCACGAATGTGCATAGAGGATTTTCAAGATCTGACGGAGCATTGACTCTATGTTATATTCACCTGTGGCAGTATGAGATTGCGCGAACTATTTGTCTGAAGTAATTGCGGGCGAGGGACTCGGACAAGCCGGACTCGTGCCGCATGATGTAGTCGTAGAGGTCGCCACCATCGCCCAGTTCTAGGATCAGGTATAGCTTGGTTTGTGTGTTTATTACTTCGTACAGCCTTACTACGTTGGGATGTTGGACTAATTTCATGCAGTGAACCTGAAACAATGGTTTTTACTATAGATATTTGATCAACAGAATTCAATTCAACAAATGTTCAATTACTTCTTGAACTATAATATTTTCAACTCCAATTTTGCAGTCTTCCGAAAACAAGTTATCGAAATTCTCAGCCATAGATCACCATCGCCATTATGTTGAGTTTggtttcaattttattatatgaGTCTCATTGTTATGTTTTGGGTGGCAT
This window harbors:
- the LOC125231742 gene encoding SNF-related serine/threonine-protein kinase, with translation MNNNGGGAGGGVGIAGGPYETKIAGLYDLLDTLGSGHFAVVKLARHVFTGEKVAVKVIDKSKLDDVSTSHLFQEVHCMKLVQHPNVVRLYEVINTQTKLYLILELGDGGDLYDYIMRHESGLSESLARNYFRQIVRAISYCHRLHVVHRDLKPENVVFFERLGVVKLTDFGFSNKFCPGQKLETSCGSLAYSAPEILLGDSYDAPAVDVWSLGVILYMLVCGQAPFQEANDSETLTMIMDCKYTIPPHISTGCKKLIGRMLVREPEKRATLAEISADPWVTGGESAPSQECDTPLVAREQLSEEDRATIMQRMASVATKEQILEALEKNEYNHITATYYLLAERKLRAKRQEENLARRPEVLTVSRGGSRSNNLLAPPPLPTAPRTPQDAPPRSRKCSIVREEEDDEESGPGARAADARRGSRSEGRLRLARPPAALAVTLTRVNLEDNATEPPAAAASAESSEATAAESASAPGRVPPAPPPLRRQRLDVRRRRPRAGSCSSSDLSDDDSEKKKRAAEQHDAPPSRARRDSHDDSSDSQERGAGGGGPGARPAARAALAGAPGAGAATGSGGGAAGDARSQGGAGAGAGTGRRRRAARKESRLRESRSLNRIAEVEEAAAARWAGAGGLVAFCGRPLLRLLAAARPQPQQRRLHGLC